The Sphingomonas sp. So64.6b genome includes a region encoding these proteins:
- a CDS encoding protease modulator HflC has product MSATLFRNPFVLGFLTLVLVILAASTIAIVPETKQAVILRFENPIRTVNRWQPNQPFGRTGAGLVFRVPFMDRLVWVDKRVLDVDLDNTQVLSTDQLRLSVDAYARFRVVDPLRMVVTAGSEDRVADQLGPLLGSALRNELGKRPFAALLSPERGQVMDNIQAGLQRQATQYGVQIVDVRIKRADLPDGTPLQSALDRMKTARQQEVATISAKGNQTAQIIRAEADANAAKIYAAAFNKDPDFYEFYRAMQSYRFTFGVLNDGRPRGATSLILSPNNAYLKEFQGRGR; this is encoded by the coding sequence ATGAGCGCCACCCTGTTCCGCAACCCGTTCGTGCTCGGCTTCCTCACGCTGGTCCTCGTGATCCTCGCCGCGAGCACCATCGCGATCGTCCCTGAAACCAAACAAGCGGTGATCCTGCGCTTCGAAAACCCGATCCGCACGGTCAATCGCTGGCAGCCGAATCAGCCCTTTGGCCGCACCGGCGCCGGCCTTGTCTTCCGCGTGCCGTTCATGGATCGGCTGGTCTGGGTCGATAAGCGCGTGCTCGATGTCGATCTCGACAATACCCAGGTGCTGTCGACCGATCAGTTGCGCCTGTCGGTCGACGCCTATGCGCGTTTCCGCGTGGTCGATCCGCTGCGCATGGTGGTCACCGCCGGTAGCGAGGATCGCGTCGCCGATCAGCTTGGGCCTTTGCTCGGCTCGGCGCTGCGTAACGAACTCGGCAAGCGGCCGTTCGCTGCCTTGCTCAGCCCGGAGCGTGGCCAGGTGATGGACAATATCCAGGCCGGTCTGCAGCGTCAGGCGACGCAATATGGCGTGCAGATCGTCGATGTCCGGATCAAGCGCGCCGACTTGCCAGATGGCACCCCGCTACAGAGCGCGCTCGACCGGATGAAGACCGCGCGTCAGCAGGAAGTCGCGACGATCTCCGCGAAAGGTAATCAGACCGCGCAGATCATTCGTGCCGAAGCGGATGCCAATGCAGCCAAAATCTATGCTGCTGCGTTCAACAAGGATCCGGACTTCTACGAATTCTACCGCGCAATGCAGTCCTATCGCTTCACTTTCGGGGTGCTTAACGACGGCAGGCCGCGCGGCGCGACATCGTTGATCCTGTCACCGAACAACGCGTATTTGAAGGAATTCCAGGGCCGCGGTCGTTAA
- a CDS encoding protease modulator HflK yields the protein MTILTGWLQRFTILNSDRPKSPWGGSGGDNGNGGNNGDGESGPRNPWAVPPGGARGTKPTALDEFLKRAKGGGGGGFGGGRPRMPGGANAGRLWGLGVGLIAIVWIVFTSFHQIGPQQRGVITWFGRYAGTLEPGIRFTLPAPIASVRKVDVQKIRLEDFPEGSGGENLVITGDQNIIDLAYSVRWDVSNPQDFSFQIKDPQATVRATAESAMRAVMATTTLEEAIGAGRGAIEGRVQELIQSVLNDYNSGIRIQGVAIKQAQAPAAVSEDFKAVSAAQQAAQGNINQARGYAQQILAQAQGEATSFDKVYEQYRLAPEVTRRRMYYETMENVLAKSDKTIIEAPGVVPYLPLPGGARRVTEVQPTAPAAQAAPTPAPAAGGSQ from the coding sequence ATGACGATCCTTACCGGCTGGCTGCAGCGTTTCACCATTCTCAATTCCGATCGACCGAAAAGCCCCTGGGGCGGCTCGGGTGGCGACAATGGCAATGGGGGGAACAATGGCGACGGCGAAAGCGGTCCGCGCAACCCCTGGGCGGTACCACCCGGTGGCGCACGCGGTACGAAGCCGACCGCGCTCGATGAATTCCTCAAGCGCGCCAAGGGAGGCGGTGGCGGCGGATTCGGTGGCGGTCGTCCGCGCATGCCGGGCGGAGCCAATGCCGGGCGGCTCTGGGGCCTCGGTGTCGGCCTGATCGCTATCGTCTGGATCGTGTTCACCAGCTTTCATCAGATCGGCCCGCAGCAACGCGGCGTCATCACCTGGTTCGGGCGTTATGCCGGCACATTGGAGCCGGGCATTCGCTTCACCTTGCCCGCGCCGATCGCGTCGGTGCGGAAAGTCGATGTCCAGAAAATCCGGCTCGAGGATTTCCCCGAAGGCTCGGGCGGCGAGAATCTCGTCATCACCGGGGACCAGAACATCATCGATCTTGCCTATTCGGTGCGCTGGGATGTGTCGAACCCGCAGGATTTCAGTTTCCAGATCAAGGATCCGCAGGCGACCGTGCGCGCCACCGCCGAAAGCGCGATGCGCGCGGTGATGGCAACGACGACGCTGGAAGAAGCGATCGGCGCCGGTCGTGGCGCGATCGAGGGACGCGTGCAGGAACTTATCCAGTCCGTGCTCAACGATTATAATTCCGGTATCCGTATCCAGGGTGTTGCGATCAAGCAGGCGCAAGCGCCGGCGGCCGTATCCGAGGATTTCAAAGCGGTTTCGGCTGCACAACAGGCGGCACAGGGCAATATCAACCAGGCGCGCGGCTATGCCCAGCAGATCCTGGCCCAGGCGCAGGGCGAAGCGACGTCGTTCGACAAGGTGTATGAGCAGTATCGGCTTGCGCCCGAAGTGACGCGCCGGCGTATGTATTACGAGACGATGGAGAATGTGCTGGCCAAGAGCGACAAGACGATCATCGAGGCGCCCGGTGTCGTGCCTTATCTGCCTCTTCCAGGCGGTGCGCGGCGCGTGACCGAAGTGCAGCCGACGGCGCCCGCCGCGCAGGCCGCGCCGACGCCCGCACCCGCAGCTGGAGGCAGCCAATGA
- a CDS encoding Mrp/NBP35 family ATP-binding protein — translation MTQDVTMQTALHAIAGDRATARIDGDRASIILDVTGLDRPSSDELERRVRAAAEQVAGIATVRIAQTAQRTTRTLIAVASGKGGVGKSTVSASLAIGLHRLGRRVGLVDADIYGPSQPKLMGVEDAKPTAREKVLQPVPTPHGVPMLSMGQLVAPDQAIAWRGPMIAGALGQMLDGNWAAQDTLVIDLPPGTGDVQLTMVQKYRPSGAVIVSTPQDLALIDARRAIDLFVKAGVPIIGLVENMAGYACPSCGEISDPFGRGGAEAAASELGIPFLGRIPLDIAIRLASDAGNAGETNAFAEVSQRVFDWIPKGG, via the coding sequence ATGACACAAGATGTAACAATGCAAACCGCCCTGCACGCGATTGCGGGCGATCGCGCCACCGCCCGGATCGACGGCGATCGCGCCAGCATCATCCTCGATGTCACCGGTCTGGACCGGCCATCGAGCGACGAACTCGAGCGGCGCGTGAGGGCCGCCGCCGAGCAAGTCGCGGGCATCGCCACGGTGCGAATCGCCCAGACCGCCCAGCGCACCACGCGCACATTGATCGCGGTCGCGAGCGGCAAGGGTGGGGTGGGTAAATCGACCGTCTCGGCGAGCCTCGCGATCGGACTGCACCGGCTCGGGCGTAGGGTTGGGCTGGTCGACGCGGACATCTATGGCCCCTCGCAGCCCAAGCTGATGGGTGTCGAAGACGCCAAACCGACCGCGCGCGAGAAAGTGCTGCAACCGGTGCCGACGCCGCACGGCGTGCCGATGCTGTCGATGGGCCAGCTGGTCGCGCCGGATCAGGCGATCGCGTGGCGCGGGCCGATGATCGCCGGCGCGCTTGGCCAGATGCTCGATGGCAATTGGGCGGCGCAGGATACGCTGGTGATCGACTTGCCGCCCGGCACCGGCGACGTACAGCTGACCATGGTGCAGAAATACCGCCCGAGCGGCGCGGTGATCGTCTCCACGCCGCAGGACCTGGCGCTGATCGATGCGCGCCGCGCGATTGACCTGTTCGTCAAGGCGGGCGTGCCGATCATCGGGCTGGTCGAGAATATGGCGGGGTATGCCTGCCCATCGTGCGGCGAAATCTCCGATCCGTTCGGCCGTGGCGGCGCCGAAGCGGCGGCCAGCGAGCTCGGCATCCCGTTTCTCGGCCGCATTCCGCTCGACATCGCGATCCGCCTGGCTTCCGATGCGGGGAACGCCGGTGAAACGAACGCGTTTGCCGAGGTGAGCCAGCGCGTGTTCGACTGGATTCCCAAAGGAGGCTGA
- a CDS encoding CoA-binding protein, which produces MPLTSDEDIKALLEETRTIALVGASDRPNRPSYGVMAMLQDHGYRVIPVNPQITGEHVHGEFVFRELNQLGDPIDMVDIFRNSAAAGEAVDQAIAVGAKAVWMQLGVINEEAAARAEAAGLKVVMDRCPAIEIPRLGVAKRN; this is translated from the coding sequence GTGCCGTTGACCAGTGACGAGGATATCAAGGCGCTGCTCGAAGAGACGCGCACCATCGCGCTGGTCGGCGCGTCGGATCGGCCGAACCGACCGTCCTATGGCGTGATGGCGATGCTGCAGGATCATGGCTATCGCGTGATTCCGGTCAATCCGCAGATCACCGGCGAGCATGTCCATGGCGAATTCGTGTTCCGCGAACTGAACCAGCTCGGCGATCCGATCGACATGGTCGATATCTTCCGTAACTCGGCCGCCGCCGGCGAAGCGGTCGACCAGGCGATCGCGGTCGGCGCGAAAGCGGTGTGGATGCAGCTCGGCGTGATCAACGAGGAGGCGGCCGCCCGCGCCGAAGCAGCGGGGCTGAAGGTCGTGATGGACCGCTGTCCCGCGATCGAGATTCCCCGGCTCGGCGTTGCCAAACGCAATTGA
- a CDS encoding homoserine dehydrogenase → MTKPLRIALAGLGTVGGGVIRLIDANKALIARRAGRPIEIVAISARDRAKDRGVDLSRFAWVDDTTALAHHDDADVVVELIGGSDGPALALARSTLAAGKGFVTANKAMIAHHGLELARAAEKAGAALKFEAAVAGGIPVIKGLREGAAANEIARVYGILNGTCNFILSKMEAEGRDFVEVLAEAQALGFAEADPTFDIDGVDAAHKLSILSSICFGTRPAFADVAASGIRHIVAADIAEAAALGYRIRLLGIAEDGPHGLFQRVHPHLVPVSHPLAHVTGATNAVVAEGNFVGRLLFQGAGAGDGPTASAVVADLIDIARGEFGPAFAMPADSLASHAAADSGDRRARAYVRFTVTDKVGVLAEIAAAMRDAGVSIESLIQRGAMPDGSVLVAIVTHEGPERSVAQALEKLRGSQSLVGQPMWMHILS, encoded by the coding sequence ATGACCAAACCGCTACGTATCGCGCTCGCCGGACTCGGCACTGTCGGCGGGGGCGTGATTCGCTTGATCGATGCGAACAAGGCGCTGATCGCGCGCCGCGCCGGACGGCCGATCGAGATCGTCGCGATTTCCGCACGTGATCGCGCCAAGGACCGCGGTGTGGATCTGTCGCGTTTCGCCTGGGTCGACGACACCACCGCGCTCGCTCATCATGACGATGCCGATGTGGTGGTCGAACTGATCGGCGGATCGGACGGTCCGGCGCTCGCACTGGCGCGTTCGACGCTGGCGGCGGGCAAGGGCTTCGTCACCGCCAACAAGGCGATGATCGCGCATCATGGCCTCGAACTCGCCCGCGCTGCCGAAAAGGCCGGCGCCGCATTGAAGTTCGAAGCGGCGGTCGCCGGCGGTATCCCGGTGATCAAGGGTTTGCGAGAAGGCGCAGCGGCGAATGAGATCGCCCGCGTCTATGGCATCCTCAACGGCACCTGCAATTTCATCCTGAGCAAGATGGAGGCGGAAGGGCGCGACTTTGTCGAGGTTCTGGCCGAGGCGCAGGCATTGGGTTTCGCTGAAGCCGATCCGACCTTCGACATCGATGGTGTGGACGCGGCGCACAAGCTTTCGATCCTGTCGAGCATCTGCTTCGGCACGCGGCCGGCCTTTGCCGATGTGGCGGCAAGCGGCATCCGTCACATTGTCGCCGCCGACATCGCCGAAGCCGCGGCGCTCGGCTATCGCATCCGCTTGCTTGGCATCGCCGAGGATGGTCCGCACGGGCTGTTCCAGCGCGTCCATCCGCATCTCGTACCGGTCAGCCATCCGCTCGCGCATGTCACCGGCGCGACCAATGCGGTGGTCGCGGAGGGGAATTTCGTCGGCCGTTTGTTGTTCCAGGGTGCCGGCGCCGGTGACGGTCCGACCGCCTCGGCGGTGGTCGCCGACCTGATCGACATCGCGCGCGGCGAATTCGGTCCGGCCTTCGCCATGCCGGCCGATTCGCTGGCGTCGCATGCCGCCGCGGACAGCGGGGACCGCCGCGCCCGCGCCTATGTGCGATTCACAGTGACCGACAAGGTCGGCGTGCTGGCGGAGATCGCCGCAGCGATGCGCGACGCCGGCGTGTCGATCGAAAGCCTGATCCAGCGCGGCGCGATGCCCGATGGCAGCGTGCTCGTCGCGATCGTCACTCACGAAGGTCCGGAGCGCAGCGTGGCGCAAGCACTGGAAAAGCTGCGCGGCTCGCAGAGCCTGGTCGGTCAGCCGATGTGGATGCACATCCTCAGTTGA
- a CDS encoding VOC family protein, which yields MRHELIPNLRYTDTPRAIAFLCDAFGFTRHAVFADDENPAIVHHAQLLWEDRMIMLSPVVASPFARDGRITTVAQAGGATMSLYLIVADVDAHADRARAAGADIFLEPVDQDYGGRGYSARDFEGNVWSFGSYDPWAAA from the coding sequence ATGCGACACGAACTGATCCCCAACCTGCGCTATACCGATACGCCGCGCGCGATCGCCTTTCTGTGCGACGCGTTTGGCTTCACGCGCCACGCGGTCTTTGCCGATGACGAGAACCCGGCCATCGTCCACCATGCCCAATTGCTGTGGGAGGACCGGATGATCATGCTGTCGCCGGTTGTCGCCAGCCCGTTCGCGCGCGACGGGCGAATCACCACGGTCGCCCAAGCCGGCGGCGCAACCATGTCGCTCTATCTCATTGTCGCCGATGTTGATGCGCATGCCGATCGCGCCCGCGCGGCGGGAGCGGACATCTTCCTCGAACCGGTCGATCAGGACTATGGCGGCCGCGGTTATTCCGCGCGCGACTTCGAAGGCAATGTCTGGAGCTTCGGCAGCTATGATCCGTGGGCGGCCGCCTAG
- a CDS encoding helix-turn-helix domain-containing protein translates to MPDARLIRLDAHDDGVNAWSMAHIAPPAALAGLIHGYCDYTERTGGFTARRELPHGDGVLIVNLGDPITIVGGDGQILELGRGEAFVAGIHLHPALSRSNGAQRGVHVFLPLTTLRRLLGVPMHQLLDRVVPLDAILGVAARQLGADLVEARSREERVALLDAALIARIAQTRPLAAIDHHALTLVSQRADLDLRTVADRVGWSRKHLADRIRDNVGIGPRSFRRVLRFHRVTSAVSAAPDPDWAGLAHDIGYCDQSHLVREFREFAGITPSIFVARLAGAGGGLIEH, encoded by the coding sequence GTGCCCGACGCGCGCCTGATCCGGCTCGATGCGCATGACGACGGCGTCAATGCGTGGAGCATGGCGCATATCGCGCCGCCGGCGGCGCTTGCCGGGCTGATCCATGGTTATTGCGACTATACCGAACGCACCGGCGGCTTCACCGCGCGGCGGGAATTGCCGCACGGCGATGGCGTGCTGATTGTCAATCTCGGCGATCCGATCACCATTGTCGGCGGCGATGGTCAGATTCTCGAACTCGGCAGGGGCGAAGCCTTTGTGGCCGGAATCCATCTCCACCCGGCCTTGTCGCGGTCGAACGGCGCGCAGCGCGGTGTGCATGTCTTCCTGCCGCTCACCACATTGCGGCGCCTGCTGGGGGTGCCGATGCATCAGCTGCTCGATCGGGTCGTGCCGCTGGATGCGATACTCGGCGTCGCGGCGCGCCAGCTTGGCGCCGATCTGGTCGAAGCGCGGTCGCGCGAAGAACGGGTCGCGTTGCTCGATGCGGCACTGATCGCGCGGATAGCGCAAACCCGACCGCTTGCCGCAATCGACCATCATGCCCTCACGCTGGTGAGCCAGCGCGCCGATCTCGATCTGCGTACGGTTGCCGACCGCGTCGGCTGGAGCCGCAAGCATCTGGCCGACCGTATTCGGGATAATGTCGGGATCGGCCCGCGCAGCTTCCGCCGCGTGCTGCGGTTCCACCGCGTGACCAGTGCGGTCAGCGCGGCGCCGGATCCGGATTGGGCGGGGCTGGCGCACGATATCGGCTATTGTGACCAGTCGCATCTGGTCCGTGAATTCCGCGAATTTGCCGGGATCACGCCGAGCATTTTCGTCGCACGCCTCGCCGGGGCGGGGGGCGGGCTGATCGAGCATTAA
- a CDS encoding isopenicillin N synthase family oxygenase codes for MLDTPAAQVPALSLNDEAADPNAFAAALGGSFEGFGFAVVSDHGIPRDLIDRAWAETKKLFELPDAEKRAYHTPGGGGARGYTPFKTEIAKGASQVDLKEFWHVGRELPAGHRFAAQMSPNIWPTEPAGFKPVFLELFEAFDRAGDRLLSAIARHLGLAPNWFDHAVGDGNSVLRLLHYPPIPVDAEGVRAGAHEDINLITLLLGAEEAGLELLGSDGKWLAIKPPEGAMVVNVGDMLQRLTNHVLPSTTHRVVNPPPERRGVSRYSMPFFLHPAPDFLIETLPGCIDADHPNRYPTPITAHDYLHERLVEIGLVKK; via the coding sequence ATGCTCGATACTCCCGCCGCCCAGGTGCCCGCGCTCTCGCTCAACGACGAGGCGGCCGACCCCAACGCCTTTGCCGCCGCGCTCGGCGGATCGTTCGAGGGGTTCGGTTTCGCGGTCGTGTCGGATCACGGCATCCCGCGCGACCTGATCGACCGCGCCTGGGCTGAGACGAAAAAGCTGTTCGAACTGCCCGATGCGGAAAAGCGTGCCTATCACACGCCGGGCGGCGGCGGTGCGCGCGGCTATACGCCGTTCAAAACCGAGATTGCCAAGGGCGCAAGCCAGGTCGATCTCAAGGAATTCTGGCATGTCGGCCGCGAATTGCCCGCGGGGCATCGCTTCGCCGCGCAGATGTCGCCCAATATCTGGCCGACCGAGCCGGCCGGTTTCAAACCGGTCTTCCTCGAACTGTTCGAGGCGTTCGATCGCGCGGGCGACCGGCTGCTGTCGGCGATCGCGCGGCATCTCGGCCTGGCTCCCAACTGGTTCGACCATGCCGTGGGCGATGGCAACAGCGTGCTGCGCCTGCTCCATTATCCACCGATTCCGGTCGATGCCGAAGGGGTACGTGCCGGCGCGCATGAGGATATCAACCTGATCACGTTGCTGCTCGGCGCGGAGGAGGCGGGTCTCGAACTGCTCGGCAGCGACGGCAAATGGCTGGCGATCAAGCCGCCCGAAGGCGCGATGGTGGTCAATGTCGGCGACATGCTGCAGCGGCTGACCAATCATGTCCTGCCCTCGACCACGCACCGCGTCGTCAATCCGCCGCCCGAACGGCGCGGCGTGTCGCGTTATTCGATGCCTTTCTTTCTGCATCCTGCGCCCGATTTCCTGATCGAGACGCTGCCTGGCTGTATCGATGCCGATCACCCCAACCGTTATCCGACGCCGATCACGGCGCACGATTATCTGCACGAGCGGCTGGTCGAGATCGGCCTGGTCAAGAAATGA
- a CDS encoding glutathione S-transferase family protein: protein MEPILVYGFPLGSSMGLVAAFETLGQPYRLSRVDMLADMKNDTYARLNPRQETPVLVTDKGDLLTETMAIAAWIEARDAERRISFAAGTPEADCMHQWIGFINSGFTGAFSPLWAALEMSPPEPDFQAALRRYGRQAVADRHAKLEAAIGDTSFLAGDRPTLADLVLIGVARWAEFHQAVDPAHYPRLAALRGRVEALPAVRFAMAIENGESPVGSGGMLGQVPLGEVIERFGPE from the coding sequence ATGGAACCGATACTCGTCTACGGCTTCCCGCTGGGAAGCTCGATGGGGCTTGTCGCCGCGTTCGAAACGCTCGGTCAGCCCTATCGCCTCAGCCGCGTCGACATGCTCGCCGACATGAAGAACGACACTTATGCCCGACTCAATCCGCGTCAGGAGACACCGGTTTTGGTCACCGACAAGGGAGATCTCCTGACCGAGACCATGGCGATCGCCGCCTGGATCGAGGCGCGCGACGCGGAGCGGCGGATCAGCTTTGCCGCCGGCACGCCCGAGGCGGATTGCATGCATCAATGGATCGGCTTCATCAACAGCGGCTTCACCGGCGCGTTCAGCCCGTTATGGGCTGCCCTCGAAATGAGTCCGCCGGAGCCGGACTTTCAGGCAGCGCTGCGCCGTTACGGGCGACAGGCGGTGGCCGACCGCCATGCCAAGCTGGAGGCGGCGATCGGCGACACCTCGTTTCTGGCTGGTGATCGGCCGACCCTCGCCGATCTGGTGCTGATCGGCGTGGCGCGTTGGGCCGAATTCCATCAAGCGGTCGATCCGGCGCATTATCCGCGACTGGCTGCACTGCGCGGTCGGGTCGAAGCACTCCCGGCGGTACGGTTCGCCATGGCGATCGAGAATGGGGAAAGCCCCGTCGGCTCGGGGGGCATGCTCGGGCAGGTGCCGCTGGGCGAAGTGATCGAGCGCTTCGGGCCGGAGTGA
- a CDS encoding helix-turn-helix domain-containing protein, with protein MKHVVSRCPIAGAMQVLSGRWPTLLLYYLKEGTKRFSDLQRDNPTVSHRILSLELRKLEAAGIVRRTEREGYPLHVDYALTEAGWQLVPLIDAIGAWWADLETDRALVARAVRPEPDLLPAD; from the coding sequence ATGAAACATGTCGTCTCGCGCTGCCCGATCGCGGGGGCGATGCAGGTCCTGAGCGGTCGCTGGCCGACCCTGCTGCTCTATTATCTGAAGGAAGGCACCAAGCGGTTCAGCGATTTGCAGCGCGACAATCCGACCGTATCACACCGCATCCTCTCGCTCGAACTGCGCAAGCTGGAGGCGGCCGGAATCGTGCGCCGCACCGAGCGCGAGGGATATCCCCTGCACGTCGATTATGCACTGACCGAGGCCGGGTGGCAGCTGGTGCCGTTGATCGATGCGATCGGCGCATGGTGGGCCGATCTGGAAACAGACCGCGCTCTGGTGGCCCGGGCAGTGCGGCCGGAGCCTGACCTGCTTCCCGCCGACTGA
- a CDS encoding DUF3597 domain-containing protein: MSVFGAIKDAIFGHDDPAPAAPAAPAAPAAAAAPPPPPPAAKPAPSREAIESVLADRAAARGETLNYKTSIVDLMKALGLDSSLENRKKLATELGYTGDQNDSASMNIWLHEKTMARLLG, translated from the coding sequence ATGAGCGTATTCGGCGCAATCAAGGACGCGATTTTCGGACATGACGATCCGGCTCCTGCCGCACCGGCGGCCCCTGCAGCGCCCGCTGCTGCCGCTGCTCCGCCACCCCCGCCGCCCGCGGCAAAGCCCGCGCCGTCGCGCGAAGCGATCGAAAGCGTACTCGCGGACCGCGCCGCCGCGCGCGGCGAGACGCTGAATTACAAGACGTCGATCGTCGACCTGATGAAGGCGCTCGGGCTCGATTCGAGCCTCGAGAATCGCAAGAAACTCGCCACCGAACTCGGTTATACCGGCGACCAGAACGACAGCGCGTCGATGAACATCTGGCTGCACGAAAAGACCATGGCGCGACTGCTCGGCTAA
- a CDS encoding multidrug effflux MFS transporter produces METTRIRQKDTPPLGFREFVGLIAGLMALTALGIDSMLPALPAIGASLGIASDNERQYVITVFLIGFGVAQLVHGPLADRYGRKPILGAALAAYVVANMVAAFSGSFVLLLVARFIGGTAISASRVVTIALVRDCYSGRAMARVMSLAFIVFMAAPVIAPTFGQAVLLVGSWRLIFWGIAGVSAVILAWFWWRMPETMDEADRMPLSVARLADGFRLAVTDRWSIGYTLASTALLGGLYGYINSIQQILFDTFHRPDLLVPVFAATAGTMAVANLLNSSIVMRVGTRRISHTALAILILLAGTHLMIAWAGWESLWSFAILQALMMGCFGLATANFGAMAMENMGHIAGTASSVQGFITVTAGALIGALIGQSFDGTTVPLYVGFFVAGVIALIIVAIVERGRLFRPT; encoded by the coding sequence ATGGAAACGACCCGAATCCGCCAGAAAGACACCCCGCCGCTCGGTTTCCGCGAATTTGTCGGGCTGATCGCGGGGCTGATGGCGCTGACCGCGCTGGGCATCGATTCGATGCTGCCGGCCTTGCCTGCGATCGGCGCATCGCTCGGCATCGCGAGCGACAATGAACGCCAATATGTCATCACCGTCTTCCTGATCGGTTTCGGTGTCGCGCAGCTGGTCCATGGTCCGCTGGCCGATCGTTATGGGCGCAAGCCGATTCTCGGCGCGGCGCTTGCCGCTTATGTGGTCGCCAATATGGTCGCGGCCTTTTCCGGCAGCTTCGTGCTGCTGCTGGTCGCACGCTTCATCGGCGGCACGGCGATCTCCGCCTCGCGCGTCGTGACGATCGCGCTGGTCCGGGATTGTTATTCGGGCCGCGCAATGGCGCGGGTGATGAGCCTTGCCTTCATCGTCTTCATGGCCGCTCCAGTGATCGCACCGACCTTCGGCCAGGCAGTGCTGCTGGTCGGCAGCTGGCGGCTGATCTTTTGGGGCATCGCCGGCGTCAGTGCGGTGATCCTTGCCTGGTTCTGGTGGCGCATGCCCGAGACGATGGACGAAGCCGATCGCATGCCATTGTCGGTGGCGCGGCTGGCCGACGGCTTTCGGCTCGCGGTCACCGATCGCTGGTCGATCGGCTATACGCTCGCCTCGACCGCGCTGCTCGGCGGGCTGTACGGCTATATCAATTCGATCCAGCAGATCCTGTTCGATACCTTCCATCGCCCCGACCTGCTGGTACCGGTGTTCGCGGCGACGGCGGGCACCATGGCGGTTGCCAATCTGCTCAATTCGAGCATCGTCATGCGCGTCGGCACGCGGCGCATATCGCACACCGCGCTCGCGATCCTCATCCTGCTCGCCGGCACTCATTTGATGATCGCCTGGGCAGGATGGGAATCGCTGTGGAGCTTCGCCATCCTGCAAGCGCTGATGATGGGCTGTTTCGGCCTCGCCACCGCCAATTTCGGTGCCATGGCGATGGAGAATATGGGCCATATCGCCGGCACCGCGTCGAGCGTGCAGGGTTTCATCACGGTGACTGCCGGGGCGCTGATCGGCGCGCTGATCGGGCAGAGTTTCGACGGAACGACGGTACCGCTTTATGTCGGTTTCTTCGTTGCCGGGGTGATCGCGCTGATCATCGTCGCGATCGTCGAACGCGGACGCCTGTTTCGCCCCACCTGA
- a CDS encoding DNA primase, protein MGGYQVPGEGTGDDGFEEEGYDESQRAEILEVTRDGPTDGTILTDLAPDIGDKDEDEDDLDMLSDEVGDDDDDDVSDDDDDDEDDLQADFESGTLADDDELDDADDAALKP, encoded by the coding sequence ATGGGCGGCTATCAAGTGCCGGGCGAAGGTACTGGCGATGACGGTTTCGAGGAAGAAGGCTATGACGAGAGCCAGCGCGCGGAGATCCTCGAGGTCACGCGTGACGGGCCGACCGACGGAACGATCCTGACCGATCTCGCGCCCGATATCGGCGATAAGGACGAGGATGAAGACGATCTCGACATGCTCAGCGACGAGGTCGGCGACGACGATGACGATGATGTCAGCGACGACGACGATGATGACGAGGACGATCTGCAGGCCGACTTTGAAAGCGGCACGCTCGCCGATGACGACGAGCTGGACGATGCCGACGACGCTGCGCTGAAGCCCTGA
- a CDS encoding YdeI/OmpD-associated family protein yields MQTDPRIDAYIDASAPFARPILAWFRAHMHAALPEVEETIKWSMPFFTYRGKPLANMAAFKAHAAFGFWKRESSATGHEGEAMGQFGKLAGMADLPEPDALDAMIRDAAALIDAGEGGRPRAERPAKPEADVPQELAEALAGDDAAAATFNAFPPSCRREYCEWIGDAKRTETRSKRVAEAIGWLREGKRRNWKYENC; encoded by the coding sequence ATGCAGACCGACCCTCGTATCGACGCCTATATCGACGCCAGCGCGCCCTTCGCGCGGCCGATCCTTGCCTGGTTTCGCGCCCACATGCACGCGGCGCTGCCGGAGGTCGAGGAAACGATCAAATGGAGCATGCCGTTCTTCACCTATCGCGGCAAACCGCTCGCCAATATGGCCGCCTTCAAGGCGCATGCGGCGTTCGGCTTCTGGAAGCGCGAAAGTTCGGCGACGGGGCATGAGGGTGAAGCGATGGGCCAGTTCGGCAAACTTGCCGGCATGGCCGACCTGCCCGAACCGGACGCGCTGGATGCGATGATCCGCGACGCTGCCGCACTGATCGATGCAGGCGAAGGTGGCCGGCCCCGTGCGGAACGGCCGGCCAAGCCAGAGGCCGATGTGCCGCAAGAACTGGCCGAGGCGCTGGCGGGCGACGATGCCGCGGCCGCTACCTTCAATGCCTTCCCGCCAAGTTGCCGCCGCGAATATTGCGAATGGATCGGCGACGCGAAGCGCACCGAGACCAGGTCGAAACGGGTCGCCGAAGCGATCGGCTGGCTGCGCGAGGGCAAGCGCCGCAATTGGAAATACGAGAACTGCTAA